In Nostoc sphaeroides, the genomic window TTCTCAAAAAAGTAATTAGTAGATAACTGTTACTTTTCTTGCTTAAGAAGGTCTTTCAGAGTAACGCCCACTTGAGAACCTTTACCCTCAAAAATTGAACCGACTTTACCACTACTAAAGCGTGCTTGAACTTCAGTCAGGATGTCGCTAGGTAAAGGCACATAACCTACTTCTGTAACTAGCTTTTGGTTGGCTGGAGCATAATTGAAATCAACAAAAGCCTTGACTTCAGGACGCGTTGCCGCAGTTTTCTTAACGTAGATAAACTCTGGACGAGCAAGCGGCTGGTAAGTACCATCGCTGATGGTTTGTGGACTCGGCTGAACACAGCCCTTACCATTGTCAATGCCAACCAGCTTTAACTTCTCTTTGTTGTTCTCATAATAGGCATAACCAAAGAAGGCTATACCACCTGGGTCAGCGGTTACACCTTGCACCAAGGTATTATCATCTTCACTAGCTGTGAAATCTCCTCGGCTTTCCCCTTCCTTACCCACAACTGCTTGAGTGAAATAATCGTAAGTACCAGAGTCAGTACCAGGGCCGTACAAACCTATTTTCTGAGCAGGAAATTGAGGGTTGATTTGGTTCCATTGGGTAATTTTGCCTTGTGCCCCAGGTTCCCACATTCTCTTTAGTTCATCAACTTTGAGGCAACTTGCAAAGTTGTTTTGGGGGTTAACCACTACAGATAGACCATCATAAGCGATCGGCAATTCAATGTACTCGATGTTACCTTTTTTACAGAGTTCCACTTCTTCCGGCTTAATGGGGCGGGAAGCATTAGAAATATCAGTTTCACCCGCACAGAATTTCTTGAAGCCGCCACCCGTACCAGAGGAAGCCACAGTAACTCGCACTCCAGGATTAGCCTTTTGAAACTCTTCTGCCATCGCCTCAGAAATAGGATAGACGGTACTAGAACCATCTACCTGGACTTTTCCAGATAAATTTGATCCGGCTGCTGTATTGGTGGCTGGGGTAGCGCCGCCATCAGATGCTGGGCTAGAGTTGTTAGAAGCTTGATTGTTATCGCCGCAAGAGCTAATACCAATTGCTAGAGCAACTAGGGGAGCAACCAACTGCACCTTTGAAGAGAACATAAGGATCTTTATAAATTGATGCTATGGATTAACAGTATGAACCTTAGCACTCTAGAGTAAGAGGAAGGTTAAGAAAAGGTTAAATAAATACTAATACATACTTATAGTTTATAAAATTTAAAGTTAATAAAGGCACACATCAAAAAGCATAATACTTTAATCCTTAATATAAATATTACCACTGATTAGTAATAAATAAAGTAAAATGCAAATAATTTGGGTACGGTTAAAATGATTTTTTGAACCTGCATATTTTAAATGAATTTACTGGTACGAATTAGCAATTAAGAAGCAGGTTTAAGAAGATGTTTAAAAAGTCATGATTGATGTATAAAATATTTTTTACCCCACCCTAACCCTCCCCGATATATTGGGGAGGGAACCGGATTTTCTTATTTCCCCCCAAAACATCGAAGGGATTAAACAACCTCTAAGGTAGGGTATTCCACAGTGAGATTGCAACCCCTCCCTGCTATTTGGGTTCTGCGTACCCTTACTTTTAAGAGAACTAGCAGTGTAGGCAAAGCTAACGTGGGAGAGTTCATATATTAATGTTTATACTGGTTGCTGTTGGTTTTCCCTTTTGCCTTTCCCTGGTTGACTGATAAATGTTTGCTGCTTCCAATCAATTACTATGGTCAATGATTGGCTTACTCCTGACAATGGGTGGCACTTTCCTAGAAGCTTATGGCATCACCTTACCTTGGAATTGGAGTAAGCACGGAATTCAGACAATTTCATTAGGTGTCACTTTTCAAGTTGGCGCAGTATTGTTGGTGGGTTGTTTAGGGGGCAAAAATGCTGGGGCGCTCTCACAAATTGCCTATTTAGTCATGGGGTTGACCTTATTACCTGTATTTGCCGATGGGGGCGGTATTGGTTATGTTAAATTATCTCAATTTGGCTATTTATTAGGCTTTATTCCTGGAGCTTGGATTTGTGGCTTGTTCGCTTTTAAAGCTAGACCTCGACTAGAAACTCTGGCCTTTAGTTGCATCTGTGGCTTGTTAACTCTCCACATCTGCGGTATTACTTATTTGATTATTAGCTATATTTTTCATTGGAAAGGCACAGAAAACCTACCCTTGATGCAAGCAATCCTCAGATACTCCTGGTTTGCACTACCAGGGCAACTAAGTGTGGTCTGTGCCGTTACTGTAATAGCATATATATTGCGTCACTTAATGTTTTATTAGTCATGAAGGGGCTAGAGGCTAGGGGCAGAAATTTAAAATTTTTCTAATCCTTAGTCCTTAGTCCCTAGTCCCTAATCCTAGCCCCTAGTTTCATGCTTTTAAAAAATCGCCTTTTCTGGATTGCTGCCTTCATAGCTTTTTTCTTAGATCAAATAACAAAATACTGGGTGGTACAAACCTTTAGCTTGGGGCAAACACTACCACTTTTACCTGGGATATTTCACTTCACCTATGTCACTAACACTGGTGCTGCTTTTAGTCTGTTAAGTGGGAAAGTAGAGTGGTTGCGCTGGTTATCTTTAGGAGTGAGTTTAGTATTGATAGCCTTGGCCTTGTTTGGCCCAACATTAAATTTGTGGGATCAGTTGGGCTATGGCTTGATTTTAGGTGGAGCTATGGGCAACGGTATTGATCGCTTTGTTTTAGGCTACGTCGTTGATTTTCTGGATTTTCGCCTGATTAACTTTGCTGTATTTAATGTGGCAGATTCATTTATTAGTATCGGTATTGTTTGCCTGTTAATTGCTTCCTTCCAAAAAACACCGACTTCAACTGACAGGTTGCATTAGGGAATTCCAACAAATAAATTATGGTTCTTCAGTACTTGTTATGCCAAATTATTAGTAACAACTATCAAAAAATGTAAAAAAATGTATCAAATTTTTGATACAACTCTTGTGGTAATTGACACGTAAGGAATATTTATTGTTAACTGTAAATATGACTCAGAACATTTTTATGTAAATTTACAGTTATGGCTAGCAAAAAAGATATTAAAATTTTAACAGAACTTCTTAATTTAGACGATATAAAAGTTATATCACATCGTCTTCATGATGGGATTGGAATAATTTTACAAACCGAATCAAACAAATTATATAGTACTTGCCCCAGGTGTGATACCAAAAGCCATAAATTACATCAAAATCATCGACATATTGTTAAGGACTTACCCTTTGGAGATCAACCAGTATTTTTAGAAATTAATAGACGACAATTCAAATGTGAAATATGTAAAAAACCGTTTAGTGAAGACCTGGATTTTGTTAGCAAAAAAAGAACTTACACAAAACGACTTGCACAGCAGATAATACAAGGGGTTTTAGACTCGGATATTCATAGTGTAGCATCAAAAAGTATAGTGACGACAGAAGAAATAGAAAGGATGTTAAAAGATGCATCCGAATCATTACCTAACTTAAAACCTTTGAATCTAAAAAGACTTGGACTCGATGAAATAGCTCTTATTAAAGGGAAAGGTAATTACTGTGCAGTACTAGTAGATTTAGATACATCTAAGCTCATTGCTGTTTTAAGCGATCGCACACAAGATGTAATCAAAAAAACTCTTATGGAATGGGGGATTGAGCTTTTAGGGCAAATAGAGGAAGTAAGTATAGATTTGTGGAAAGGGTATAAAACGTTAGTAACAGAATTAATGCCTAATGCCCAAGTCGTAGCAGATAGATTTCATGTAATGACACAGATAAATAAAGAACTAGATACACAAAGAAAAAAAGAAAAACGAAATGTAGAAGATTTAATTAAGAGAGCAAAATCAGCAGAGTAAAAAACTGATTATCAACAAATATTATTAGGATTGAAAAATAGTAAATACCCTCTGCTTAAAAATGAAGATAACTTAAACGAGGAGCAATTAAATAAACTTATACAAGTTCAGAATGTATCTCCTATCTTAAAAGTAATGCATGAACTAAAAGAAAAGATTAGAAAAATTTTTAATAAAACGAATGATTGGTATACGGGAGTATTTAAACTAGGTATGTGGTTATCAAGAGCTAAAAAATATTTTCCAAATAGTAACAATACTATTATTCGTTGGTTTGATGAAATCGTTGCTTACTTTGATAATGGTACAACTAGTGGTACGGTTGAAGGAATTAATAATAAGCTTAAACTGATTAAACGTTCTGGATATGGATTTAGAAACTTTGAAAATTTCAGAGTTAGATGCCTATTAAATTGGCATTTTAATTAACAGTTTGGCATAATAGGTACTGAAGAACCTAAATTATTCCACATAAAGTCGTTGACTGTTGACTGTTGACTGAAAACTCGTGAACCGTCAACGGTCAACAGTGAACAATAGCAATGGAATATTTTTTAGTTGCAAGTCCCTTAAACTATTAAGCCTGGGATGATTAATCCCAGGCTATTGATTACTAAAACCCTTGCTCAGTCCTATATGCAAAGACTTGATCTATTAGTTCCAGCAATTTTGAGTTTTGATATTACGCCAGTTTACATAACTGGTGTAAGAGGTTAAGATGCACTGGCGATCGCTAATGGCAAATTAGTATTCAGATTATTATGCCTCAGCTTTTAATTTAATTATCGGCTAGGAGTTGGCGAACT contains:
- a CDS encoding PstS family phosphate ABC transporter substrate-binding protein, whose translation is MFSSKVQLVAPLVALAIGISSCGDNNQASNNSSPASDGGATPATNTAAGSNLSGKVQVDGSSTVYPISEAMAEEFQKANPGVRVTVASSGTGGGFKKFCAGETDISNASRPIKPEEVELCKKGNIEYIELPIAYDGLSVVVNPQNNFASCLKVDELKRMWEPGAQGKITQWNQINPQFPAQKIGLYGPGTDSGTYDYFTQAVVGKEGESRGDFTASEDDNTLVQGVTADPGGIAFFGYAYYENNKEKLKLVGIDNGKGCVQPSPQTISDGTYQPLARPEFIYVKKTAATRPEVKAFVDFNYAPANQKLVTEVGYVPLPSDILTEVQARFSSGKVGSIFEGKGSQVGVTLKDLLKQEK
- a CDS encoding biotin transporter BioY, producing the protein MFAASNQLLWSMIGLLLTMGGTFLEAYGITLPWNWSKHGIQTISLGVTFQVGAVLLVGCLGGKNAGALSQIAYLVMGLTLLPVFADGGGIGYVKLSQFGYLLGFIPGAWICGLFAFKARPRLETLAFSCICGLLTLHICGITYLIISYIFHWKGTENLPLMQAILRYSWFALPGQLSVVCAVTVIAYILRHLMFY
- the lspA gene encoding signal peptidase II → MLLKNRLFWIAAFIAFFLDQITKYWVVQTFSLGQTLPLLPGIFHFTYVTNTGAAFSLLSGKVEWLRWLSLGVSLVLIALALFGPTLNLWDQLGYGLILGGAMGNGIDRFVLGYVVDFLDFRLINFAVFNVADSFISIGIVCLLIASFQKTPTSTDRLH